A genomic window from Flavobacterium phycosphaerae includes:
- a CDS encoding class I SAM-dependent methyltransferase — MNLKENTLKNEQHFDAIYENVDITYTINALNNLDHFLADAKVTDASWVGLYHNNFDQDLKGKKVLELGCGDCLNAAIMSVLGAEVYANDISQVSGKIIEQLNKNYPFERPIQFVYGNFLESDFPDNFFDIVIGKAFVHHLTNEQEILFTEKIVKILKPEGLVRYFEPAINSKFLDSLRYMVPVSKRPSSLQRKKFKLWKEEDPHPERDDSSKTYRDIGEKYFKKTEIVCFGSIERYYRLLPYGNFARKFRRLAFKMERLLPKFINNTFSRSQLIIYQFPLKNKTTKKEFLL; from the coding sequence ATGAACCTCAAAGAAAATACGCTAAAGAACGAACAACATTTTGATGCCATTTATGAAAACGTTGACATTACATATACCATAAACGCACTCAACAATTTAGACCATTTTCTTGCTGATGCTAAAGTTACTGACGCCAGTTGGGTTGGGCTGTATCATAACAATTTCGATCAAGATTTAAAAGGGAAAAAAGTACTTGAATTGGGATGTGGCGATTGTCTGAACGCTGCCATAATGAGTGTCCTTGGTGCAGAAGTATACGCCAATGACATTTCGCAAGTGAGCGGTAAAATCATAGAGCAACTGAATAAAAACTATCCATTTGAAAGACCAATACAGTTTGTTTATGGTAATTTTTTGGAAAGTGATTTCCCTGATAATTTCTTCGATATTGTAATTGGTAAAGCTTTTGTTCATCATCTGACCAATGAACAAGAAATTCTTTTTACCGAAAAAATTGTAAAAATATTAAAACCGGAGGGCTTAGTGCGTTATTTTGAACCAGCCATAAATAGCAAATTTTTAGATAGTTTGCGCTACATGGTACCCGTCTCCAAACGACCATCAAGTTTACAACGAAAAAAGTTCAAACTATGGAAAGAAGAAGATCCGCATCCTGAAAGAGATGATTCATCAAAAACCTATAGAGATATAGGGGAAAAGTATTTCAAAAAAACAGAGATAGTCTGCTTTGGAAGTATCGAAAGGTATTACAGATTATTACCTTATGGCAATTTTGCCCGCAAGTTTAGACGTTTGGCCTTCAAAATGGAGCGCTTACTGCCTAAATTTATCAACAACACCTTTTCGCGTTCACAATTGATTATCTATCAATTTCCTTTAAAAAATAAAACTACAAAAAAAGAGTTCTTACTTTAA
- a CDS encoding YbaB/EbfC family nucleoid-associated protein encodes MFGDIMGMMGKLKETQQKIEETKKRLDTVLIDEQSNDGLLKVTLTANRKIKHIAVEESLLTDKEQLEDYLILVLNKAIERATSINETELAAVAKDGMPNIPGMDKFL; translated from the coding sequence ATGTTTGGAGATATTATGGGTATGATGGGTAAACTAAAAGAAACCCAACAAAAAATTGAGGAAACCAAAAAACGATTAGATACCGTTTTGATTGATGAACAAAGCAATGATGGTTTACTGAAAGTAACACTAACAGCTAACCGAAAGATAAAACACATTGCTGTGGAAGAAAGTTTGTTAACCGACAAAGAGCAACTGGAGGATTATTTGATTCTAGTACTCAATAAAGCTATTGAAAGAGCAACCTCTATAAATGAAACAGAATTGGCAGCAGTGGCCAAAGACGGAATGCCTAATATTCCGGGGATGGACAAATTTTTATAA
- a CDS encoding S9 family peptidase produces the protein MPETLLLPPVADSIPHILEKHGHSRTDNYYWLNQKEDPKVIDYLNKENEYYRQATAHTKDFQNSLFEEMKARIKEDDESVPYFYNGYYYITRFEKGKDYPIHSRKKGSLQAPEEILFDCNEMAQGHAYFNLAGLSISEDNIWASYGVDTVSRRQYVIQIKNLVTGEILPVKLENTTGGTTWASDNQTLFYSRKDEQTLRADKIYKHKVGTEASADTLVYFEKDETFDVSVYKSKSKKYIIINSSSTLTTEYQTVFSATPDAKFKMFQKRTRGLEYSMSHFGDHFYIVTNKDKATNFKLMKTPENATSKENWVDVIGHREDVLLEDIDIFKDYLVVAERFNGLNNIRIMPWDGTGEYYLPFDSETYTAYTTTNLDFDTEILRYSFQSLAVPSSVIDFNMRTKEKTILKEHEVLGGQFDKNNYTEERLWATAKDGTKVPISMIYRNGIKKNGTNPTLLYAYGSYGATMDCYFSSVRLTLLDRGYIYAIAHIRGGEDLGRQWYEDGKLLKKKNTFTDFIDCSQFLIDTKYTSAKHLYAEGGSAGGLLMGAVVNMAPSLYNGVIAQVPFVDVVTTMLDDTIPLTTGEYDEWGNPNVKKYYNYMLSYSPYDNVVKQDYPNMYVSTGLHDSQVQYWEPAKWVAKLRVLKTDTNQLYLDTNMDAGHGGASGRFEAIREIAKEYSFLLDLEGIKR, from the coding sequence ATGCCCGAAACATTATTACTTCCACCGGTAGCTGACAGTATTCCACATATTTTGGAAAAGCACGGTCACAGCCGTACGGATAATTATTATTGGTTAAACCAAAAAGAAGATCCTAAAGTTATTGATTACCTGAATAAAGAAAACGAATACTATCGTCAGGCTACGGCGCACACAAAAGATTTTCAGAACAGTTTGTTTGAAGAGATGAAAGCTCGTATCAAGGAAGACGATGAATCGGTGCCTTATTTTTATAATGGTTATTACTATATCACCCGGTTTGAAAAAGGGAAAGATTATCCGATTCATTCGCGCAAAAAAGGAAGTTTACAAGCTCCGGAAGAAATTTTATTTGATTGTAACGAAATGGCCCAAGGTCACGCTTATTTCAACTTAGCCGGTTTGAGTATCAGTGAGGATAATATTTGGGCGAGCTATGGAGTGGATACGGTTTCCAGAAGACAATATGTTATTCAAATCAAGAATTTAGTGACCGGGGAAATACTTCCTGTAAAATTAGAAAACACTACTGGTGGCACCACTTGGGCCAGTGATAACCAAACCCTTTTCTATTCCCGAAAAGACGAGCAAACTTTGCGTGCAGATAAAATTTATAAGCATAAAGTTGGTACTGAAGCTTCGGCGGATACTTTGGTTTATTTTGAAAAAGATGAAACTTTTGATGTTTCGGTATATAAATCTAAATCGAAGAAATATATCATCATTAATTCGAGCAGCACTTTGACTACTGAGTATCAAACGGTATTTTCAGCCACGCCTGATGCGAAGTTCAAAATGTTTCAAAAAAGAACCCGCGGGTTAGAGTATTCGATGTCGCATTTTGGAGACCATTTTTATATAGTGACCAATAAAGACAAAGCCACTAATTTTAAGTTGATGAAAACACCTGAAAACGCTACTTCAAAGGAAAATTGGGTAGATGTTATCGGACATCGTGAGGATGTTTTATTGGAAGATATTGATATTTTCAAAGACTATCTTGTTGTGGCTGAAAGATTCAATGGGTTGAACAATATTCGCATTATGCCATGGGATGGAACAGGGGAGTACTATTTGCCTTTTGATAGTGAAACTTACACTGCTTACACCACTACCAATCTTGATTTTGATACCGAAATCCTTCGCTATAGTTTTCAGTCGTTAGCTGTTCCGTCATCGGTCATTGATTTCAATATGCGAACTAAAGAAAAAACAATACTCAAAGAGCATGAAGTTCTTGGCGGGCAATTTGATAAAAATAATTATACTGAAGAGCGTCTTTGGGCTACCGCAAAAGACGGGACTAAAGTACCTATATCAATGATTTATCGCAATGGCATAAAGAAAAACGGAACCAATCCCACTTTGTTATACGCTTATGGTTCTTACGGAGCTACTATGGATTGTTATTTTTCATCAGTTCGATTAACGCTGCTTGATCGAGGTTATATTTATGCTATTGCACATATTCGCGGCGGAGAAGATTTGGGCAGGCAATGGTATGAAGACGGCAAATTATTGAAAAAGAAAAACACCTTTACCGATTTTATAGACTGTTCTCAATTTTTAATAGACACTAAATACACTTCTGCTAAGCATTTGTATGCTGAAGGAGGTTCGGCCGGAGGACTTTTGATGGGGGCTGTAGTGAATATGGCACCATCTTTGTATAATGGAGTCATCGCTCAGGTGCCGTTTGTGGATGTAGTAACCACTATGTTGGATGATACGATTCCATTAACCACAGGAGAATATGATGAATGGGGAAACCCGAATGTGAAAAAATATTATAACTATATGCTTTCCTATTCGCCTTATGATAATGTAGTAAAACAAGATTATCCGAATATGTATGTGTCAACCGGATTGCACGATTCACAGGTACAGTATTGGGAACCAGCCAAGTGGGTAGCCAAACTTAGGGTTTTAAAAACAGATACTAATCAGCTGTATTTAGATACCAATATGGATGCAGGACACGGTGGTGCTTCAGGGAGATTTGAAGCCATCAGAGAAATAGCCAAAGAATACAGTTTTTTGTTAGATTTAGAAGGAATAAAAAGATAG
- a CDS encoding PLP-dependent cysteine synthase family protein — protein MKEDIKAHDNVLSLIGNTPLIKLNKITESLPGNFYAKVEAFNPGHSTKDRIALYIIEEAERQGILSPGDTIIETTSGNTGFSLAMVSIIKGYNCILAVSSKSSKDKIDMLRSLGAKVYVCPAHVSADDERSYYNVAKRLHEETKGSIYINQYFNQLNIDAHYKSTGPEIWEQTNGKVTHLIACSGTGGTISGAAKYLKEKNPNIRILGVDAFGSVLKKYHETKEFDADEIYPYRIEGLGKNLIPTATDFDLIDHFMKVNDEQSAHTTREIAKKEGLFVGYTSGAVMQAIKQYAEEGEFTEESNVIAIFPDHGSRYMSKVFSDDWMNEQGFFDSINAEEAQKVEFIK, from the coding sequence ATGAAAGAAGATATAAAAGCTCACGATAATGTATTAAGTTTAATAGGGAATACTCCACTAATTAAGCTTAATAAAATCACCGAATCTTTACCAGGAAATTTTTACGCTAAGGTTGAAGCTTTCAATCCTGGTCACTCTACCAAAGACAGAATTGCATTATATATTATTGAAGAAGCTGAAAGACAAGGAATTTTATCTCCGGGTGATACTATTATCGAAACGACTTCGGGTAACACCGGATTTAGTTTGGCTATGGTTAGTATCATTAAAGGTTACAATTGTATCTTGGCGGTAAGTTCAAAATCTTCTAAAGATAAAATAGATATGTTACGCAGTTTAGGTGCCAAAGTTTATGTGTGCCCTGCTCATGTTTCTGCTGATGATGAACGTTCATACTACAACGTAGCAAAGCGTTTACACGAAGAAACTAAAGGTTCAATCTACATCAATCAATATTTTAACCAATTGAATATTGATGCCCATTACAAATCAACCGGGCCGGAAATTTGGGAACAAACTAACGGAAAAGTTACCCACTTGATTGCTTGTAGTGGTACCGGTGGAACCATTTCGGGTGCTGCTAAATATTTAAAAGAAAAAAATCCGAATATTAGAATTTTAGGAGTGGATGCTTTTGGTTCTGTATTGAAAAAATACCACGAAACCAAAGAATTTGATGCTGATGAAATCTACCCGTATCGTATAGAAGGATTAGGGAAAAACTTAATTCCAACAGCTACTGATTTCGATTTGATAGACCATTTTATGAAAGTGAATGATGAGCAAAGTGCTCACACTACACGTGAAATAGCTAAAAAAGAAGGATTGTTTGTAGGTTATACATCGGGAGCGGTAATGCAAGCCATTAAGCAATATGCTGAAGAAGGTGAATTTACCGAAGAAAGTAATGTAATTGCTATTTTTCCTGACCATGGATCTCGTTACATGAGTAAAGTATTCAGTGATGATTGGATGAATGAGCAAGGTTTTTTTGACAGTATCAACGCTGAAGAAGCCCAAAAAGTAGAATTTATCAAATAA